A section of the Streptomyces sp. Je 1-369 genome encodes:
- a CDS encoding STAS domain-containing protein — MDRGTVGSAHRGRLLVEVRKVGASAVVTPAGELDHHTADVLREPLENCLTDGYARLVVDCSRLEFCDSTGLNVLLGARLKAEAAGGGVHLAGMLPVVARVFEITGAEAVFTVHDTLEAALGE, encoded by the coding sequence CTTCTGGTCGAAGTCCGGAAGGTGGGCGCGAGTGCCGTCGTGACCCCGGCGGGTGAGTTGGATCACCACACCGCCGACGTGTTGCGCGAGCCACTCGAAAATTGCCTGACGGACGGCTACGCACGGCTTGTCGTCGATTGCTCACGCCTTGAGTTCTGTGATTCCACGGGGCTCAACGTATTGCTCGGCGCCCGGCTCAAGGCCGAGGCCGCCGGTGGCGGCGTCCATCTGGCCGGGATGCTTCCGGTGGTCGCCAGGGTCTTCGAGATCACCGGCGCGGAGGCGGTCTTCACCGTCCACGACACCCTCGAAGCGGCCCTCGGAGAGTGA